TTTTCTTGACAGCCTAACATCACTGCACCAGGTGTAGATATTCTAGCAGCTTGGTCAAATGCTGCACCAGTGAGCATGGATCTTTTGGACAAAAGAGTAGTGGATTTTAACATAATATCTGGAATAGCCATGACATGCCATCATGCCACAGGAGCAGCTGCCTATGTTATGTCATTTCATCCTGACAAGTCTCCTGTTGCCATCAAATCCGCTCTCATGACCACAGATGCATATCCATTTCACTACCCAAAAAATTTAtacattcattttatttttcttatcttcacaatttcaatttgttgctacAGCATCAACATTGGATGCAACATTAGATGGCAATGAAGCTGCAGAATTAGGATATGGTGCAGGGGAGATTAATCCTTTCAAGGCCATCAATCTGGGGCTTGTGTATGACACCAACGTAGATTCTTATATCAATATGCTATGTAGCCAAGGATACAATGAAACATTTTTACGTTTACTGACAGGAGAATTTATCGTGTGTTCTTCAAATTTATCTAACAACGGAGTATGGGAGCTTAACTATCCTTCTATAATGGTTATTGGCAAAGTAAGTGAGCCCTTTTTGGCTCCATTTCCAAGAACAGTTACAAATGTAGGACCTGCAAAATCTACCTAGCAAGCCAAAATAGAGGCACCTTTCGGAATGAACATGACAGTGGAACCAGATACACTCACTTTCACATCCTCCAACCAGAAGAAATCATTCAATGTGGAAATTAAAAGTCAAGTTGTATCTGATGATTACAATTTTCTATTAATGTGCATTGACATGTAGCTATTatgagaaaaataacaagtgcataaaatttgcaaagaagaacaatagcacataacacacagatttacgtggaaaaacctAGTAAAAATATACCAATAAAAAATCATAGGCAAATTTAGTCTTTCATATTGATTCTCAAGAATTACAGAATTACAACAATCTTAAAAACTGTTCTCGCCTTGTTTTCAAAAGAGGGATATCTACTCTATATATAAACAAATTTGAGAAACTTAATGCTATAATTAAGTTCTCAAATTTGCCACCTCTAACCCTTCTAATGCCACCAGTATAGTCATATTATTGACTAAGCCTATATGTGGCTATCAATCATCTACAAGGTTGACACATATAGAGTCCAACTTGATTCTCCTATGAATCACTTAATACTTTACTTAGTCAACACAACCGAGTTGCAGAGTCCTAgttgaagacaacttactaaatatagtaagtacaaCTCACATAACTACATGTATGACACATGCAGGAGCAAAGTCCTAATAGAAGACAACTTGTATGACACATATGGAAGCAAAGTCCTAattgacttcacattccaacattctcccacttgaagtcaaGTTTCAAACTCTAAATAATTCCTCTACTAAAAGACCATTTCCAATGCTGCCTATCATCACATAATCTGCAGACCAAGAGAAGTTCTACACCAAATAAGCTTCTCTATACTAACAGGTTTCATCATAATATCTATAGGGTTTACATCAGTGTGAATCTTGGCTAAAGAGATCTGTCCTCCTTCCACCACTtcacgaacaaagtgatattgaatatcactatgctttgttctggaatggtaAGTTGAGTTTTGTGCTAAGAGTAAagcactttgactgtcacagtGCAGTACCATGTTATCTTGCTTCACTTGCAATTCACCCAAAATTTTATGAAGCCAAATAATCTCCTTGCTAGCATGTGTTGCTGCCATATATTCAGCCTTAGTAGTAGACAATGGCACCACTGCCTGCAACTTCGACACCCAACTAACAACACCTCCAGATAAAGAGAAAACATAACCTGTTGTAGAGTTTCTATTATCTCTGTCTCCACTAAAATCTGCATCCACATACCTATTAACTTGAAGACTACTCCCATTGTAATAGATAGTAGCATCTAaagtgcctctcaaatatctgaGAATCCACTTCACAGCTGCCCAATGATCAGTTCCAGGATTCGCCATGTACCTACTGACAACTCCCATTGCTTGTGTAATGTCTCGTCTGGTCCACACCATGGTGAACATAAGACTTACTACTGCTGATGAGTATGGTACATGAGACATCTGTGTCTTCTCTACTTCTGTGCTAGGGAACTGTTCAGAAGACAATTTAATATGAATAGGAAATGGAGTACAAACTAGTTGTACTTTCTGCATATTGAAGAGCTGCAAAACCTTCTCCACATGAGTTTTATGTGACAACCATAATTTCTTGTTGTTTCTGTCTCTATGTATCCTCATTCTAGGAATCTGATTTGCACTGCCTAAGTCCTTCACCTCAAACTCCCTAGCATGCTGAGTTTTCAAATGGATGATTTTATACATGTTGGGACTTGctaccaacatatcatcaacatacagtaGTAGAATAATAAAACTACCATAATCATATCTTTGAAAATAGGCACAATGATCAGCGTCACATCTACTAAAACCCAAATTCAACATGAAGGAATCAAACCACTTGAACCAATACCTTGGCACCTATTTCAAACCAGACAATGATTTTCTCAGCCTACAAACAAGATTGTCATTGCCTCTTTCCTCAAAACTTTTTGGTTGCTGCATATAAATCTCCTCAAGGAGATCACCATGTAGGAAGGTTGTTTTTACATCTAATTGTTCTAACTCCAAATCAAGACTAGCAataagagctaaaacaactctaataGTACTTAACCATACAACAagtaaaaaaaattcatcaaaattaaTATGATATTTCTGTGCATACCCCTTGGCCACCAATCGAGCTTTATATCTCTCCAAATTATCATGTAAATCTATGATCAACTTGAAGACCCACTTGTTCCCAATAGATTTTCTCCCCTTAGGCAATTGCATAAGCTGCCATAGTTTGTTCTTATGCAGAGCTTCCATCTCCTTTTCCATAGGAACTACCCATTTGCTTGCACATTTAGCTTCACAAGCCTCCTGACATGAACTAGGCTCACCAACATTAGTAAATAATGCATAAGAAGAATTACAAGTAAGAGAATACCTTGTAGGCGGTTTGATTACTCTACTAGATCTTCTTAAAAAAGGTGATGATTCACCTTGTGGATCAACTGGTTGTTGTTCTTCATGTTGATCTTCATCTAGTTGCTCTGCATCTAGTTGTTCTTCATCAAGCACATCTAGATGATCATCAGGTTTTTCAACCTCTACTGGAATAACTTCTATAACTTGTTGGTCTTTACCTCTTTGcattgaatttttattaaaatacaCATCTCGACTAACAATAATCTTGTGGGCAGCAGTATCCCACAATCTGTACCCCTTTGTACCTTCTACATAGCCAAGAAAAATACATTTTGGGGACTTCTTGTCCAGCTTATTTCTGTTCTCTTTGGGAATATGTACATAAGCATTGCAACCAAAATATATGGAGGAATGAGTAATCAACTGGTTTATCTTTCCATATTTCTTCTAGAACTCTATTATCAAGATTTGTAGTGGGAGATCTATTGATCAAGAAACAAGTTGTATTTACAACCTCACCCCAAAATTTCTGCTCCAAACCAACATTACTTAGCATGCATCTGGCTCACTCCATGATTGCACGGTTCATGCATTCAGCAACACCATTTTTTTTTGGTGTACTAGCAACCATCAAATGCCTTGCAATTCCATGCTCACTGTAAAATTGATTAAATTCTGTTAAACAAAACTCACCTCCGTTATCAGTTCTAAGACATTTTATTGTCTTACATTTATGATTCTCTACCAGAGCTCTAAACCTCTTAAAACAAGAAAACACTTCAGATTTATTCTTTAGAAGATAAATCCACACCTTATGGGAATGATCATctataaatgaaacaaaatatgatGAACCTCCAATAGATGTTACAGGAGCTTCCCAAGTATCTGAATGAATTAGATTTAAAACATCTTTGCTTCTGGTAGTACTTCTAGAAAAACTCAGTCTATTCTATTTTCCAAACAAGCAATGTTCACAAATACTTAAATCTTTAGATTTTGCACCTGGGAGAAGATTTCTATCTAGCAATACCTTGAGACCTCATTCACTCATATGGCCTAGCCTTTGATGCCAGGTTGATAATGAGTCCATCTTTACATCAGATACCACAACAACCTCTCCAATGTTAGTTTGTCCAACTAATCTATAGAGATTGTCAACCTTCTCTCCCTTTAGCACAACCACAACTCTCTTTATTACCTTGAGACAACTATTTTTACCACTGAATCTATAACCTTCTTCATCAAACATTCCAAGTGAAAGTAATTTTTTCTTTAAACCAGGTACATGCCTAACATGCTGAATAGCTCTAACTACTCCATCAAACATCTTGATTCTTACCTCTCCTTCACCAACAACTTCACATGCGTTGTCATTTCCCATGTAGACCATACCACGATCACCATGATCACAAGACTGATAAGTAGTAAACCACTCTCTATGTGGTGTCATATGAAaggatgcaccagaatcaataatccaaacATGAAGTAAAGAACTTCTCAAATTAGCAGTTAATACCTCTCCATCTTCCAATGGTGTTTGAACTTCAGTAGTGTTTGCCTCAGATGCAGTTGTACTAGGTTTCTCCTTGGATGCTTTTGGCAGCCTTTAATCCTTATGGACATGTCCATTCTTGCCACAGTTCCAGCATTTCACCTTTTTTTGCCCCTTTGATTTGGACCTGGTTTGTTCACACTCAATATTTTCTCTTTCCCAAGTTCTATCTCTTGCAACAAGGGTTTCATTAGAAGAAGATTCTTGAGATTTCTTCCACCTTGAATCTTCAGAGATTAAAGAAGCCACCACATCCTCAAAGACAAGATTCCCACTTGGTGCAGAATTACTGAGAGCCATAACCAAGTGATCCCAACTATCTGGCAAGGAGCAAAGTAATATTTCTACCTTATCTTCTTCATCGATTTTCACACCCACTGAAGCCAATTTGCTTGTTAGTGTgttgaaattgttcagatgatctGTGACAGATGAGTTGTCATGTATCCTCAAATTATACAACTATCTCCTTAGAAGAATTTTGTTTGCTAATGACTTCATCTCATACAAATTTGCAAGCTTATTCCACAATTCATGAGCAGATTTCTCCTCTGCAACATTGAACATAACTGAATCTTCTAGAGATAACTGGATTGTTGCTCTAGCCACACTATGCATGGTATTCTAATCTCCCATGCTGATATTTGCAGGTTTTGATGATACTCCTTTAAGAGCTCTGTCACATCCATCCTTCACCAACAAAGCTTGAATATTAAGCTTCCATAGAGGAAAATTCGAACC
This region of Cryptomeria japonica unplaced genomic scaffold, Sugi_1.0 HiC_scaffold_219, whole genome shotgun sequence genomic DNA includes:
- the LOC131059790 gene encoding cucumisin-like, yielding FTAPIVASFSSKEPNPITQDLLKPNITAPGVDILAAWSNAAPVSMDLLDKRVVDFNIISGIAMTCHHATGAAAYVMSFHPDKSPVAIKSALMTTDAYPLDATLDGNEAAELGYGAGEINPFKAINLGLVYDTNVDSYINMLCSQGYNETFLRLLTGEFIVCSSNLSNNGVWELNYPSIMVIGKVSEPFLAPFPRTVTNVGPAKST